In Candidatus Delongbacteria bacterium, one genomic interval encodes:
- a CDS encoding GNAT family acetyltransferase, translated as MPAFDTLMLENVRLRLRPLRADDAEALFSLHSDPRVMEYWSTTPWTSLDKAHETIREDQRALPLGEHLRLALELKSAPGLVGVCTLYKFSLQSRRAELGYALSPAQQGKGLMHDALRLLLDHAFGTLGLNRVEADIDPRNAASRNCLLRLGFREEGRLRERWIVGGVVSDTGLYGLLASDWKAAVESPEPAIVIRAFRHADTAALTRLWSQTFTDDPPRNEPGRLIASKLAHGDELLLVAIEEGRLNGAIMAGWDGVRGWLYHLAVARDARRRGLGGRLVREAESRLLALGCTKVNLQVRSCNRAVVSFYCSLGYRVEDHVSMGRVLGD; from the coding sequence ATGCCTGCATTCGACACTCTGATGCTTGAGAACGTGCGCCTGCGCCTTCGGCCCCTGCGAGCCGACGACGCCGAGGCGCTCTTCTCGCTCCATTCCGACCCGCGCGTGATGGAATACTGGAGCACGACACCCTGGACCTCGCTCGACAAGGCCCATGAGACGATTCGCGAAGACCAACGCGCCCTGCCCCTGGGCGAGCACCTTCGACTGGCCCTCGAACTGAAGAGCGCGCCCGGTCTGGTGGGCGTGTGCACCCTGTACAAGTTCTCGCTGCAGAGCCGGCGGGCCGAACTGGGCTACGCGCTCAGCCCGGCCCAACAGGGCAAGGGACTGATGCACGACGCACTGCGTCTGCTGCTGGATCACGCCTTCGGCACGCTCGGGCTCAACCGGGTGGAAGCCGACATCGATCCGCGCAATGCGGCTTCCCGCAACTGTCTGCTGAGGCTGGGATTCCGCGAGGAAGGCAGGCTGCGCGAGCGCTGGATCGTGGGGGGAGTCGTCTCGGACACCGGGCTCTACGGGCTGCTGGCCAGCGACTGGAAGGCCGCTGTCGAATCGCCTGAGCCGGCGATCGTGATCCGTGCGTTCCGCCATGCGGACACTGCCGCCCTGACCCGCCTCTGGTCGCAGACATTTACCGACGATCCTCCGCGCAATGAGCCCGGGCGCTTGATTGCCAGCAAACTGGCCCACGGCGATGAGCTGCTGCTGGTGGCGATTGAAGAAGGCCGTCTGAACGGTGCCATCATGGCCGGATGGGACGGGGTGCGGGGCTGGTTGTATCACCTGGCCGTCGCCCGCGACGCACGCCGCCGCGGCCTGGGGGGACGTCTGGTGCGCGAGGCCGAGTCCCGCCTGCTGGCCCTGGGCTGCACCAAGGTGAACCTTCAGGTACGCTCCTGCAATCGAGCAGTGGTGAGTTTCTATTGCAGCCTGGGCTACCGGGTGGAAGACCATGTCAGCATGGGCCGCGTTCTGGGGGATTGA
- a CDS encoding NfeD family protein: MSERLADFNGLELFFLACAVIGGFFVLVKLVLQFMGGDSDLDSAADPDFGIDADHTNSDAGFRVLSLHGLSSFFMMFGLVGLAFSRQSGAGLGITIGGSVLAGLGSVWIIGKLFQGAGKLQSSGTLNTKDAVGSVGTVYLGIPDSGVGRVTINFRNHLREFNAISSDMHALKTGTAIRVVSVKESILVVEPLT, from the coding sequence ATGAGCGAAAGGCTGGCCGACTTCAACGGGCTTGAGCTGTTCTTTCTGGCCTGCGCGGTCATTGGCGGTTTCTTCGTGCTGGTCAAGCTGGTGCTGCAATTCATGGGCGGCGACAGCGACCTGGACAGCGCGGCCGATCCGGACTTCGGCATCGATGCCGACCACACCAATTCCGACGCGGGCTTCCGCGTGCTGTCGCTGCACGGACTGTCTTCCTTCTTCATGATGTTCGGGCTGGTGGGGCTGGCCTTCTCGCGTCAGAGCGGGGCAGGGCTGGGTATCACCATCGGCGGCTCAGTGCTGGCCGGTCTGGGCTCGGTCTGGATCATCGGCAAGCTCTTCCAGGGTGCCGGCAAGCTGCAGTCCAGTGGTACGCTGAATACCAAGGATGCGGTGGGCAGCGTGGGCACGGTCTATCTGGGCATTCCGGACTCCGGAGTGGGCCGTGTGACAATCAACTTTCGCAATCACCTGCGCGAATTCAACGCCATCTCGAGCGACATGCACGCACTGAAGACCGGCACGGCGATCCGTGTGGTCTCGGTGAAGGAGTCGATCCTGGTGGTGGAACCTCTCACCTGA
- a CDS encoding flotillin family protein — MLPIAAFLVLIVTTIVFLASRYKRCPSDKILVVYGKVGAGQSANCIHGGGAFIWPLIQDYAYISLTPMTISIPLQKALSLQNIRINVPSTFTVGISTEPEVMTSAAERLLHLTSIQIEEMAKEIIFGQLRLTVASLTIEQINQDRESFLESVRKNVSPELNKIGLTLINVNITDITDESGYIDSIGKKAASEAINQAKVDVAEQEKLGAIGEAEATRVKVIRVAENVAESEKGKKKAEADQRVFVQQQESEATIGEAAANREKEIKVAENVAESAKGQKKAEADRRVVVQQQEAQAVDGENRAKADIADANAELAVKQAIALQRGEVARREAEVEIQKAQYKAEQERLTAAEVVRQEIDKRKVEIAAEAEAEKTRREARGQADAILLKYEAEAEGIRKVLESKAAGYLSLVQGCNGDAKSAATLLMTEKIEQIVTLQVEAIRNIKIDKVTVWDSGTHGASGESGGTATSNFLSGLIKSLPPLHEVAGMAGIDLPRYLGEIRSGTQDEGVRDTPTTP, encoded by the coding sequence ATGCTTCCCATTGCCGCGTTCCTGGTCCTGATTGTCACGACCATCGTCTTTCTGGCGTCGCGCTACAAACGCTGCCCTTCCGACAAGATTCTCGTGGTATACGGCAAGGTGGGTGCCGGCCAGTCGGCCAACTGCATCCACGGCGGCGGCGCCTTCATCTGGCCGCTGATTCAGGACTATGCCTACATCAGCCTGACGCCCATGACCATCAGCATTCCGCTGCAGAAGGCGCTCTCGCTGCAGAACATCCGCATCAACGTGCCCTCGACCTTCACCGTGGGCATCAGCACCGAGCCGGAAGTGATGACCTCGGCCGCCGAGCGCCTGCTGCACCTGACTTCGATCCAGATCGAGGAAATGGCCAAGGAGATCATCTTCGGCCAGTTGCGTCTCACGGTGGCCTCGCTGACCATCGAGCAGATCAACCAGGACCGCGAGAGCTTTCTCGAGTCGGTGCGCAAGAATGTGTCACCCGAGCTGAACAAGATCGGTCTGACCCTGATCAACGTGAACATCACCGACATCACGGACGAGTCGGGCTACATCGACTCCATTGGCAAGAAGGCCGCCTCCGAGGCGATCAACCAGGCCAAGGTGGACGTGGCCGAACAGGAGAAACTGGGCGCCATCGGCGAGGCCGAAGCCACCCGGGTGAAGGTGATTCGCGTGGCCGAGAACGTGGCCGAGTCGGAGAAGGGCAAGAAGAAGGCCGAAGCCGACCAGCGTGTGTTCGTGCAGCAGCAGGAATCGGAAGCCACCATCGGCGAGGCGGCCGCCAACCGCGAAAAGGAAATCAAGGTTGCCGAAAATGTGGCTGAGTCGGCCAAGGGGCAGAAGAAGGCCGAGGCCGACCGCCGCGTGGTGGTGCAGCAGCAGGAAGCCCAGGCCGTGGACGGCGAGAACCGGGCCAAGGCCGACATCGCCGATGCCAATGCCGAGCTGGCCGTGAAACAGGCCATCGCCCTGCAGCGCGGCGAAGTGGCCCGCCGCGAGGCCGAGGTCGAAATCCAGAAGGCCCAGTACAAGGCCGAGCAGGAACGTCTCACGGCCGCCGAGGTGGTGCGTCAGGAGATTGACAAGCGCAAGGTCGAGATCGCGGCCGAGGCCGAAGCGGAGAAGACCCGGCGCGAGGCACGCGGCCAGGCAGACGCCATCCTGCTGAAGTACGAAGCCGAGGCCGAGGGCATCCGCAAGGTGCTGGAAAGCAAGGCCGCCGGTTACCTGAGCCTGGTCCAGGGCTGCAACGGCGACGCCAAGTCCGCGGCCACCCTGCTGATGACCGAGAAGATCGAGCAGATCGTCACACTGCAGGTGGAAGCGATCCGCAACATCAAGATCGACAAGGTCACGGTCTGGGATTCCGGCACCCATGGCGCGTCGGGTGAGTCCGGCGGCACCGCCACCTCCAACTTTCTTTCGGGCCTGATCAAGAGCCTGCCCCCGCTGCACGAGGTTGCGGGCATGGCCGGCATCGATCTGCCCAGGTATCTGGGCGAGATCCGTTCGGGCACGCAGGATGAAGGAGTGCGGGATACGCCGACAACTCCCTGA